TGCCATTTTTGTCTGACAAGTAGATTAACGTCGGTGgatttaaacttgaaaaatctTTCCGCAGTTTAAACaaaataccttctgatgtttattcatgtttatttcatgttaaaacaGGTAAAGTGGTAGagtgccgcttgaactgaggctcTACAAGGATCTGTCACGGCACTTTAAATAGCCATAAAACGGTATTTAATGTTTGAATtgctttaaaaaatgacaaaatttgaaagctgagactttgttacATACctaaagtaacctgctctgtcttgtctgtcggtACATTGTCAGCTTCTTCTTTGCTccatgatgtatttttcactgcatgagaacatgatgtgtggcgTAAGAGCAAGATGGCTTGTCGGACATAGCAACTTTAATGAAGGGGGGTGggtctttgcgaagggtcaattctgcatcctgtttgctaCCTCAATTTAATTCTGACATTATCAATTCTGCTCTGAATGGCTCAAAAGTTCCAAGCAAATCTGATAATAAACCATtattaaatggttttaaaactGCATTCATGACATTTCACCATGATTATTgtaaacattatgtaattttgGTGATAGTTGATTTAAGAAAACCCACAGACCCACAAAGGTTAAGAGCTGTTTGACACAAGTTTAAGTTGATGTTCGATTGTTTAACAATCGAACAGTTGATGTTAAATCAGTTGATAAactgttttatatatagttttaaaaataactgctaATTTTTCTTACTTGCCAATAACAACTTTGATCAGAAGAATATTTTTGGggctaaaataaatatgatcaaatttGATTGTTGAATATTTATATAGTTGATctgatttattttgaattgtttttttccccaagatATTTCTATGTAACTAAGCAAAAGTAAAGAGACAAATCACAATTGTCTATCATTCCCATAAAATGAGACTATGATTGATGCAAACTTTAGAAGACACCATCTGGTTCGTAATCAGTATAGTAAACCCTCCACTCTGGCTAGACAGAATATAttgacacatacacacaacataAACACAACAAAGGGGCAAATGGAGGACACAGATCTCCTAGAGAGCAGAACTTGTCTTATCGTCCTAGAGACCAAGGGCTATCACTTTACAGCTAGAAACAAGACTTTAAATGACTACTTCTTCCCAGCAGGATCCCAAAGATGGGAAACCCCAGCAGCTAACCTGTATTTAATGGGGGGCCTCTGAACCTCTGACCTTTAGAAGCCTTAGGGGAATTTCTCCATGAGGACTTGAGGAGAAGCTGTTACCCAGTAAACCAGGTGACAAGAAAGATCCAAAGAATTCACTATGTGCCTTAACATTGCTACATAAACActccatttatatataaaatgtattgcttGAACATTTATGAATACAGGTTCAAAATTTTCAATGTCCCACGGTAAGCTTCTCTAGGAGGATGTGGGGTCAGAGACTATCTTGTGACGAGAAAGGGTTGCTTGTGTGTCCCATTCAGTGGCTTAAAACTGGACCCTACAGAGTGATGAATGATGCATGAACCAGACCCACTACAAGGAGTTCAGTTTCACTCAACACCTCTCTCTCATTCATTCTGCCTCTCATTTTCTTCATCATTCTAAATTTTTCTCACTCTGactttacacacatgcacacacacagatatacaTGAAAAATGTTGGGCATATTGTATAAACTGACAGATGACAGATGACCGTGAGTGTGAAAAGAATAAATACCCCAGCATCACTCACCAAAGAATGAATTATGCAGCTGCCAAATGAAAGCCTTACTACACTTCATAAATCAATGAATCTCTTGGAAAAATAGAATGAATATCTTACATATGTTGCTATAAAAATTCTTATAGTAAGTTGAGTATGTAATAACTTATTATCATCAACATGTAAGGAATTTAAATATATCTATGTAAATCTTTACAAACTACATTCATTGCACTTGAGAGTAATCTTAATataaagaattttttatttgtatttatggttccataaagaacctttaacatccatgaaatcttttatttttttaaatttaaattagattattaaaaatgtaataattaaaaattcagatagtttttttagttttaagtttttttagaTTATAATTTAGTTATTCTATAGCATCAATGCAACTGCACCCCCAAACCTTATTTTGTAGAGTTATTTCTTATGAACTAGAAGTACCCTTACAAAATGAAGTATATTTCAAGTTCGTTTTACTAAGTAAACTTGAGcaaagttcaagtatattttccAAGTACAatttatgtagtaagtatacacTAAAATCAATGCTATGTACAATGTATAGGTTTAAGCATTTCAATACttcttgggactaaattggcacttttttaattcataaaagTATACTCTTAAGTGTACCTTATTCAGTTTAATAGTAGTAAACCTTGAGAACACAACTGGTAAACTCTTACACTCTTCGTTTTACTGTTTCTCTTttggaacaaaaaaaacagacaaattgTCAACTGATCCAGCAGTCAACCAATTGAATGTAAAGGCTGAAATAAAAGCCTGTAGTTTAGGGGGAAGcaaacagaaagaaaatgacgtttattttttaacaaaatcatTAGCAGGGTTTTAAACCTGTGTAACGcgtaaaacttttatttttaatgttttggtttttgtttaaTCTGTTTTTATATAGGCCTCGACCTCGACAGTACAAAATGTATCTTGATATAATATAAACAGTAGGCATAAGTGTGTGGGTCAAGAAACACAATTTATTTCGCCGTTCGAACGTTCTATGACCAAAAAAGCTGCAACTATGTTTTAAGACACAACCTATGCAGAaaactatggaagcccatttccgccactgaataaaaaaataataataaaaaaaaaaaaggttattgcgactttttatctcacaattctgactttttttctcagaattgtgagatataaactcgcaattcggACTTTTTTTCTAGCAATtatgacttttcttctcagaattgtgagatataaactcgcaattgcgagtttatatcacgcaattctgagaagaaaaaagtcagaattgtgagataaaaagtcgctattaccttttttatttttttattcggTGGCGGAAAAGGGCTTCCATAGAAAACAGCAGAAACTTCAGCAGTGGATATCTGAGCGCCTTCTCTCGCTCCGCCCAGACTTTACTATGAGAACAGGTTGGTACAGAAGAGAATTCAGTTATCCATAACTCCGCGTTAGACGTGTGTTCTGTCTCCTCTCAACTGAAGCAATGATGCTCGCGTATCTGGCGCTGCTGGTTGCGCTTTCCTTACCTGGATATCTGGATGCGCTTCATGGATTATACGCCTTTGACCAGCCCGAGCTCTTTCAGAAAAAGAGCAACTGCAAACCCATACCTGCAAACCTGCTCCTGTGCCATGACATCGAATACACGGACATGCGTCTGCCTAACCTCCTCGGACACGAAACCATGAACGAGGTTCTGCAACAGGCTTCCTCCTGGACCCCTCTGGTGCAGAAACAGTGTCATCCGGACACCAAGAAGTTTCTCTGCTCTCTTTTCGCACCGGTGTGTCTGGATGATGTGGACGAGCCGATTCAGCCGTGCAGGTCGCTGTGCGAGAGCGTGAAGAGCGGCTGCGCTCCAGTGATGGCCGCATTTGGGTTCCCTTGGCCGGACATGCTGGACTGCAATCGCTTCCCTCTGGATAATGACCTGTGCATACCACCTGCTGGCTCAGATGCTTTAGTGCCAGTCACCAAGGAaggtagattttttttttactttaaattaactttttttaagtGCATGCATGCACACCATTTACCTTTACTGCTATGTTGATCTTTTTACCCAGTTCCAAGAGTGTGTGATGCCTGCAAAGAAAAGCCTGATAATGACAATGAAATTGTGGACAGCCTGTGCAAAAATGACTTTGGTAAGGCTATATTTTGTTTGCTTTAAACATCTGAATTAATGTAGTGGCATCTCTgctttacactcttaaaaataaagatccATTACAACCAAAAGGGCTATGCAGCCTAAtgtcatatataaaataacctttaaaggggttgcccaaaaatgaagatcatttactcaccgtcatATTGTTCTGTATGAAGTCCTTTCttttgcagaacacaaatgaagtgtttcaactgtttttgtccatgcagtgaaagtcagtggggtccagaACAGCACTGGAACCCATCGACTTTCTTTGTGAAGGATATCatgtatgaatatgaatatgaatatgaatatgcatTTCATAAATGCATAccggtttagaacaacatgagtaTAAGTAAATGATGATGTTATTTTGGGGGGAACTATCGCTTTAAATTCCACGAAATACTTtattttcttgttctttttaaaaaaaaaaagtttgttgaTTTTAAGAACATTGATTGGAAGAAGTTATAATGTAACATCAAGAAATGTTTTAATCTTCAAAGAATcataaagctaaaaaaaaaaaaaaactgcttagTTTAGGATTATCCTGGCCAAGATTGTGTTTAGCTGGTTTATCTTGTTGATTGAAAGGTGCACCTCAAAAACCAGCCAACAGACCAGACCAACAAACCAGCTAAGgttggtttgtgtttttaagaaaaCCTAGAAAAGTAT
The genomic region above belongs to Onychostoma macrolepis isolate SWU-2019 chromosome 01, ASM1243209v1, whole genome shotgun sequence and contains:
- the sfrp2 gene encoding secreted frizzled-related protein 2 — translated: MMLAYLALLVALSLPGYLDALHGLYAFDQPELFQKKSNCKPIPANLLLCHDIEYTDMRLPNLLGHETMNEVLQQASSWTPLVQKQCHPDTKKFLCSLFAPVCLDDVDEPIQPCRSLCESVKSGCAPVMAAFGFPWPDMLDCNRFPLDNDLCIPPAGSDALVPVTKEVPRVCDACKEKPDNDNEIVDSLCKNDFALKIKVKEISYMNGDTKIIPETKSKTTSYKLNGGVTDRDFRKMVLWLKDGLQCVCDELNDINAAYLVMGQKMDGNLVITSLKRWQKGQLEFKRISRSIRKC